The region GCGGGGTTACGGCTGATAGTCAGCCGGACCAGGGGGCCACCTTTACTGTTACGCTACCGCTGGAGCGCCCTGATAATGACTGACCAGACCCTGACCTCGCCTGCCAATCAAGTGGCAGGGAACCGTGCTTCCAGCAGCTGGGAGGGCACACCTGGTCCCGGTGAGACCCTTCGTATCCTGCACCTCGAAGACAGCGAACTGGACCATGAGCTGGTGGTCCTGAACCTGGCCGGTGACCTGCCCTGGACAGTTGAGGTCACACGTGTGGAGGACGAGGCTGGCTTTCATGAAGCGCTTGAAACCTCGCAGCCCCACCTGATACTCAGCGACTTTGCTCTGCCCAGCTATGACGGCCTGAGTGCCTTCCGTGCGGCGCATGAACGTCTGCCGCTGGTTCCATTCATCATTGTGACTGGCGCAATGGGGGAGGAGGTTGCGGTCGATACCCTCCGGCAGGGGGTCACAGACTACATCCTCAAGCAGCGCCTGGAGCGGCTGGCTCCGGCTGTACGGCGCGCCCTGAATGAGGTCGAGGCCCGGATCAGCCGCGAGCGGGCCGAACAGGCAGTGCGCGAACTGAACACCTCACTGCAGGCCCGGCTGGAAGAGGTCGAGCGGCTGCGCAATATCGCCGAGCGCCAGAGTCAGCGGCTTGAAGTGCAGGCCAAGCAACTCGAGGAGGCTCTGAACATGCAGAAGACCTTCCTGGCAGAGACCAGTCACGAGTTACGGACACCATTGACCGCCCTGCACGGCTATCTGCGCCGTGCTGAGCGCGAGGTGGGCGGCAGTCAGACTCTGCTTGACGCCCAGCGGGTCGCTGAGAATATGACCCGGCTGGTCAATGACCTGCTGCAACTTTCGCGCGGGGAGCTGGTTCAGAGCATCGAGATGCACTTTATGAATCTGGGCAATGTGCTGCGGCAGGTAGGCCGCGACTTTGGCGTGCGTGCTCCGGAAGAAAGCCCGGAGATTGTAGGAGATCCAGGCCGCCTGACCCAGGTGTTCATGAATCTGGTGACCAACGCGGTGCGGGTCAGCGGCTCTCCCGATCTGGTTCACATGGAAGTGGCGCACCGCCCTGGTGAAGTCGAGGTGCGCGTTGTTGACCGGGGCCCTGGGGTTCCTGACCCGATCAAGCCACGTATTTTCGACAAGTTCTACCGGGGCAAGGAGGCGGGGTCCGCAGGATTGGGACTGACCATTGCCCAGCAGGTTGTGGTTGCCCATGGCGGCAGCATCGACGTGATTGACACACCGGGCGGCGGAGCCACCTTCAGGGTCCGGTTGCCCACGCCCGACGAGGAAGACGAGTAGGCTCCGTGGACGGTGGCCTGACGCTACCCTGAGGGAATGAAGAAGACCCTGAACGTTACGTGGCTCGGAGAGCAGCGTTATCTGGGCGTCAGCGAAAGCGGCCATCAGCTGCTCATTGACAATAGCCCGGTGAAGGTCGGCGTGTCGCCGATGGAAGCCCTGCTGGGTGCTCTTGCCACCTGCACTGCCTACGACGTGGTTGAGATCATGAAAAAGCGCCGCACGCCCCTGAGCACCTACCGCATTGAGGTCGAAGGGGAGCGCGCCGACACCGATCCCAAACGCTATACCACCATCACGGTGCGGCATATTGCCAGCGGGGAGGGCATTACGGCTGAGGCGCTGGAGAAGGCCGCCCATCTGAGTCACGAGAAGTACTGTTCGGTGGCTGCCAGTCTGAACAGTGAAATCAAGCTCGAAACACAGCTGGAATAAGCATCCCTGACGGACCTATCGACCAACCGGAAGAGTCGAGGCCTAGAGGAATTGCAATGCAGCGGTCTGCGAAGAATATGTACGCGGCAGATAGGAATTGGTTATCGCTGACTTTCCTGCAAGACAACATTACTAACCAAAGTTAAAAAGGAGGCGCCATGACGCCTCCTTTTTCTTTACATCAGTCAATCACGTCTACGATCTCACTGCGTTCCTCTAAAAGCACAGACGATGAAATTCAGATCAGTCCGTCCTTCAAACCTTCTGATTGCGCACTCTTCGTGCTCGCGACGCGGCTTAATCAGAGGACATATCAGGTGGGCAGGGGCGTGGTTGCCGTGGTGCTGTCGCGGGCAGTCTTAAGAGCCTTCGTCCACCAGGCCAGTTCCTCAAGCATGGCCTGTACGCCAGGCTCGAGGTGCGTCAGTTCGTTCAGGTCCTTGCCCTGCTGCCATACGGCAAAAAAGTCCGCACCTTGAATATGTACGCCTGTACGAATTGGAGCCATCTGAAGCTCTACGGCGATGAGGCGCAATTGCTCAATGGCACGGGCTGCACCCACAGAGCCGTAGCCAACGAACGCGACAGGCTTCCTGTTCCATTCGACATATGAGTAGTCAAGGGCGTTCTTCAGAACAGCGGTCGGACCGCGGTTGTACTCCGCCGTAATAATGACGTAGCCGTCAAATTCCGCGACTTTTTGTTGCCAGCGCTGGGCCACCTCATTCTGGCTTGGGACGTAGGCGTTTGAGGCCACTTCATTGAAAAAGGGAAGTGGGAAGTCGCGCAGATCCACAACCTCAAAGTCCAGGTCTGTACGGCCTTTCGCAAAACGGGCAAACCACTCGGTGGGTTTATCGGCAAAGCGGGTTTCACGGGTGCTGCTGATAATGATCGCAATCTTGGGCATGGTCAGCTCCTGTTTGAGACGGCGCGAAAGCGGGGCAGGTACACGGTTTCCGGAGCACCATAACAGACGAAAAGGGGGCTACCCTCCGTTTCTATCGTCAGACTTAAGGCGTGATGCAGTCTCCGGATGTGCCGGTTTCTCCGCCCCGGCCTAAGGACGCCCCGCACAAACAGGGGAAGATTCTGGATGCCGCGCGCTGCCTGTTTGCAACAAAGGGCGTGTCTGCGCCAATAGACGCAATAACCTGTAGGGCTGGCGTCGGAATCGGCACGCTAAACCATCACTTTCCTGCTCATGAGAACCTGAATGCCGAGCTGCTCTGCAACGACTATCAGGCGTTTCACGAGGCACCGGACGAGGAGCTGGCGATTGAGGACGGTCATGAGCTGGCTGAACCGGGTTTAATGACTCAACCTACGCTATGAACGGCGCGCTGATGCTCACCCTGATTGACCTTGACCTGCAGCTTGATCTGTTTGCAGACGGTGAATTGCATAGCCTGAGAGGACGACAGCTGGCTATGTCGTGTCAGCGTGATGGGAAGTCCACGATGAGGATTCCCTCTACATGCAAGGGCTGCGCGGCCACGACCTGACCATCTGCACTGACCGCGAAGGACCCGCCAAAACGGCTGTCCCGATCATCGAGGTGATTGGTCAAAAAGCCAGCCGTGCGGGAGCGGGAAGATAGTGCTGGTGGTTAAATCGGTCACCAATTTCCTGTTGGCAGGGGGATCGGCAGTGCAGACCCTGGCGATGGTCCGGAGCGGGGGTGGCTGGGTTACGCGACGGGCTCCTGTAAACCGTTGCGATTGACAACGATCAGGGTTCAGAAGTACCGTCATTCCAGACTGTTGTCAAAAGCAACGAAAGGAGAGAGATGAGTTCTGTCACCCCCGGCGATCTACTCCGACGCATTACCCACCTCCATACCGCCCTTCAGCAGGAAGGGGCCAACTGCTGCGGCATCACCAGCCTTACACGCTGCCAGATCCTTACTACCGTGGGCCGCGACGGCACCCTTACTCTCGCTGGCCTCTCGCGCCGGCTCAATCTCGACAAAGGCTGGCTCAGTCGCACCATCGACGACCTAGTACACAGTGGCCTCATCCACAAGCAGCCCAGCACCACCGACAAACGCACCATCGACCTCACCCTCACCCCACAGGGCCAGCATCGGGTGGCCGCGCTTAGCAGCGAACTGAACGATCAGTCCGGCCGCGTGATCGACCGCCTGCCGGTCACCGAACGCCACAACGTCCTGCGCGCCCTGGAATTGCTCGCTGATGCCCTCGAAGCCGAACTCAACTCACAGGAGCCCTCCTTATGCCCCGTGTGCTGACCTTTCGCCCGGCCACACCAGCGGATCTTTCCGCCATCGAAGCCCTGCTGACCGCTGCTGGACTGCCTGTAGAGGGCGTTCGTGACCACATGTCAGGCTTCCTGCTCGCAGAGGACCTCACCGGGCTGGCGGGGGTGGCGGCAATCGAAGGTTACGGTAAGCAGGGTCTGCTGCGGTCGGTCGCCGTTCGCGAAGACCACCGTGGAACAGGGCTCGGCGTACAGCTCACGCGTGCTCTGATCGACCGCGCCCGTCACAGCGGTCTAAGCACCCTGGTGCTGCTCACCACCACGGCCGAGCACTTCTTCCCGAAATTCGGCTTTGTGCGCATCAGCCGGGAAGAGGTGCCCCTGGACGTTTTCGCCTCTCGGGAATTTCAGGGCGCCTGCCCCGCTTGCGCCGTGGTGATGCAACTGGACCTGGCGGGGGTGAATGCGTGACCGCCCCGGCATGGGTGCGCACTTCTATAGCCCTGCCTCGTCCTTCGGTGTGCCTGGCCGTCCCCAAGATCAGGAACGCCCTATGCGCGCAGCGCCCCTGACGCAGCACTTCAACGGAAGGATGGTGCAGATCGACCGCGAGCGACCAGGCGTATTCATGGTCTGTGCCCTGATGAACGAAGCCGGTCAATGCAATCTCGGAAAACACGGAGAACACGACGAGGGAAGCTTGGTGGGCTGCTGTCTGCTGGACGTGGGAGAGCATGGCGTCGAGCGTTTATGTCGGTGATGGTGAAACTCGAAGAGTGGCAAGGGCGAATCGGGGAATGTCAGAGCGTTCGTGAGTTGAGGGCGGGATTGTACTGGTTGCGTTTCGTGGGGACAGGAGATACGAAGACCATTAAGTGGGCTGCACAAAACCAGTGCACTTAATGGTCTTCGTGCCAGGGCTGCAGGCCCTTTGCCAGAGCGTACACTCGATCAGAATCAACCCATCCGCGTCAGCCTGCATAGAAACTCCCGGTTGGCGGGCAAAGAGTGTAGGCATCATTGAGGCAAAGGGTCCTGTTCTACTCGCTGCACGGCAACTTCAGCACCAAGGGAGTACACCGCATGTTGACTGATCGTGGTTCAATCCCGGCACCTGCTCCGAGCCGGGGCCATCGCTTTGAGCTTGGCCTGTATACCTTCGCGGAACGTACACCTGATCCCTACACCGGTCAACTGGTATCCCCAGCTCAGCGCCTGCAGGATCTGCTGGAGGAAATTGTTCTGGCAGATCAGGTGGGGCTGGACGTCTTCGGCATAGGAGAGCACCACCGCCCTGAGTTTGTTGTTTCCAGCCCCGCAGTGGTTCTGGCTGCGGCGGCTGCACGGACGAGATCCATACGTCTGACGAGCGCTGTAACGGTACTGAGTTCCGACGATCCGGTCAGGGTGTTCCAGGATTTTGCCACTCTTGATCTGCTGTCTCAGGGACGGGCGGAAATCATGGCTGGGCGGGGCTCGTTTATCGAGTCCTTTCCGCTATTTGGCTATGACCTGCACGACTATGACGCCCTGTTCGCCGAAAAGCTTGATCTGCTGCTGAAGCTTCGGCAAGCCGAGCGGGTGACATGGACGGGACGGTACCGCCCGGCGATCACCGACCTGGGAGTGTACCCGCGCCCATTGAACACTCTGCCTGTCTGGCTGGCAGTCGGAGGCACTCCTCAGTCAGCCGTCCGGGCGGGCACGCTGGGCCTGCCCCTGGCGGTGGCCATCATTGGCGGAATGCCAGAGCGGTTCGCTCCGCTGATAAGCCTCTACCGCACTGCTGCCCAACGGACCGGCTTTGAGCCTTCGGGGCTGCCTGTCGGCATCAATTCGCATGGTTACATTGCTCCTACCTCCCAGCAGGCTGCAGACGAGTCTTTTCCGTACCATCAGCATCTGATGAATACCATTGGCCGGGAGCGCGGCTGGCCTCCGTTCACCCGCGAGCAATTCGATGCTTCGCTGGACCTGCGTGGAGCACTGGTGGTCGGCGATCCTCAGCAGGTGGCGGAGAAGATCCTGTTTCAGCATGGGATTTTCGGGCATCAGCGATTCCTGCTGCAATTGAGTGTGCGTACCATGCCGCACGCGCAGATCATGCGGGCCATCGAACTGCTCGGAACTCAGGTGGCGCCTGTTGTGCGTGAGGAAGTCAGGCGCCGGACGTCTCCTGGCAGCGCCCCATCCGAAGCCCGATCTGAGTGATGGTTTCCGAGGCCTGCTGGTGTGTACCCGACTCAGGCCAAGGTCATGCTGGCAAGTCTGGTGAGCGGCACGGCCATGCCGTGTCCTGCGTGGTGGCCCCTGATTTCTCGGGCGCCCAATACAAGCCTGCTCGGCAGGGCACGCGGTTGAAGATGATGAGCCCTCAGTTTCAGCGGGCGGCCGAAATGACCGCACTGCTCGAGAGTAGATTTCCTGGATCGGACATAAATTTCAGGAACACGCTCTCTGAGCGGTTTATCCATTAACACTGGTATTCCTTACACGCAGCTCGGCGTTATTACCCTGGGACTGGTTCCAGCATCATGCACTCACTCTTTCTTTAAAGAGTTGAGGATCCTTCTCATCTGTGCAACCCTGACATCCAGAGACGCCAATCAGCTGTAACGACCCTCTTGCCCTCGTGTCCCTTCAAAAGGAGACAGTATGCGGCCAAAATCCCGGCACCTTCGATTTTCGCTGGCAGCTCTTCTGGTAGGCCTTTCAAGCTGTACGGTGGTCAACCCGAGTTTTCCGCAGGGCATCTTCCCGCGTGACTTTCCCCGGGTGCCTCCCGCGGACGCCGCCGCGGCCCAGGTTCCCGCGGGGTACCGGGTCGAAGTGGTCATGCGTGACCTCGAGTATCCCACCAGCGTTGAAATGGACGACCGGGGCAACCTTTACATTGCTGAGGCGGGCTTCACCTACGGGGATCCGGTAGCGCCTGCGCGCGTTCTCCGGGTGACACCATCGGGTGGAATCTCGATTGTTGCTGAGCAGCTCAGAGGGCCCATCAATGACCTGCTGTGGCACCAGGGCCGGCTGTTCATTTCCCACTTCGGACGGATCTCCGCACTTGAGCAGAACGGAACGGTCACTGACCTGGTCACTGATCTGCCCGTGAGCTTCGGCCATCAGAACAACCAGATGACCGTGGGGCCGGACGGCAAGATCTACTTTGGGCTGGGCACCATAACCAACTCCGGGATTGTTGGTCTCGACAATGCCTACCCCTTCGTTGACCTGCTGCTGTGGCCGGACATGCGTGACGTTCCGGCCCGGGATATACGGCTGACCAACGAAACATTCCTGACGCCGCAGCCGAACAACGTCCTGGCCCGGCAGGGTCGGCTCGTGGACCTGGGAAGCAACCTCACTTACGCCGTGACCAGCCTGTTCAACCGCGATCCGAATACATCCATGCTGGTTCGCACCGGGCCCTTCCAACCCTTCGGGCACAGTGGCTCCAAAGTGATTCCCGGCCAGATCAAGGCCAACGGAACCGTACTGCAGATGAATCCGGACGGCTCTGGTCTGAACGTCTACGCCTGGGGCTTCCGCAACCCGTACGGTGTCGGCTGGGGACCCGACGGAAGGCTGTACGCCACGGACAACGGTTACGACGAACGGGGAAGTCGTCCCATCGCCAACGCCGAGGACAACATCTGGGTGGTGAAGCAAAACGCGTGGTACGGCTGGCCGGACTACTCCAGCGGTATTCCCGTGACGGACCCACGCTTCCACTCCACACGCGGGCCCCGACCTCAATTCCTGATGGCCGAGCACCCCACTGTCGAAAAGCCACTGATGACCCGTCCGAAACACGCCGCAGTAACCAAATTTGACTTCAGCCGGAGTGCTGCATTTGGCTTCGAGGGCCAGATGTTCCTGGGTGAATTCGGTGCGGGCGTGCCGATCACAGGCCCCGACCAACCGCAGGTGGGGCAGCAGGTGGTCCGGATCAATCCCGCCACCGGAGAAAGCGCCACCTTCTTTGCCGCCAGGCCGGGCGCACTGGGGCCGAAGGGAGCAGAGTACATCGCCACGGCTGGCCCGAAGCACCCGGTAGATGTGCGGTTCTCACCGGACGGTTCAGCGATGTACATCGCTGATATTGGCGCCATGACATTCAGGCTGGCAGGAGCTGGGCCGTTTCCCAAGCCGTTCCCGGGAACTGGTGTGATCTGGCGTGTGACGCGTGAAGGAGCACCTGCGGCCACCCCCCCTGCAAACCTCTCGCCACTTCCGCCACGAGCTACCCGCTAAACGGCAACTATGCCGGGAGCTTGCCCTGAGTATCCGGTTAGGGTACAGGCTCGTATGAAGCCAGCCCGGTATCCAGGGTTCCGGGTGTTCCTCGCGCACTTTCATTTCCAGCCGGAACGTTAAAAGACATTCTATGGAGCATCTGGGGCTCTCTCCGTAGGGTGAGGTATGACCACATCCCACTGGGCACTGCCTCCGCCGTCCTTCGCACCGCTCATTCAGGACCTGGAGGCCGACACCGTCGTTGTGGGCGGCGGCATAGCGGGAGTGACGACGGCGTATCTGCTGGCGTGCGAGGGGCAGCGGGTCGTGCTGCTGGAACGCGACGAGATCGGCAGTGGTGAAACTTCCCGCTCGTCGGCACAGCTGACCGCCAGCCTGGACTTCCGGTACTTCGAACTGGCCGCTCTTCATGGGGAAGACCGGGCTCGCCTGATTGCCAGGAGCCACCTGGAAGCTGTGGACGAGATCGAGCGGATCGCAAGCGGCGAACGCATTGCGTGTGACCTAGTCCGGCTTCCCAGTTTCCTGTTCGCCCCACCAGAGCAGCAAAAAGATCTGATGCGGGAGCTGGCAGCTATGCAGAGTGCTGGCCTGAACGTACAGATGGTGGACCCGCCTGCCGGAACGCTCAATCTGGGGCCGTGTCTGCGTCTGGAGCATCAGGCGGCATTTCATCCAGTCCGGTATCTCCAGGGCCTGGCCGAGGCAGCCCAGCGCCGGGGCGCGAAAATCTATACCCACTCGGCGGTCACTTCTTACGACTCCACCGGTGTGGTCACGCAAAACGGAGCACGGGTGCACGCCGCGCACGTGGTTCTGGCGACCAATGTTCCGGTGGCTGACCGTGTCAAGTTCTCATTCCGGCTCGAACCGTACCGGACCTACATGATCAGCCTGGACCTGACGGCTGCCATCGAGCCCGGACACTACTGGGACACTGTGGACCCCTACCACTACGTCAGACTGGACGGCGACCTGCTTCTGGTCGGTGGGGAAGACCACGTCGTGGGCCGTGCAGACGACGCAGAGAAGCGCTACCGCTGCCTGGAGGTCTGGGCGCGTGAACACTTTCCGGTAGGCCAGCGCCGGGAAGCGTGGTCAGGACAGGTGGAGAACACGCCGGATGGTCTGGCGTACATCGGCGAAAGTGCCGGCGTGTACGTTGTAACCGGCGATGTGGGAAACGGTCTGACGCATGGCACCATCGGCGCTCTGGTCATCCGGGACCTGATTCTGGGCCGGGAGAATGCCTGGACTGAGCTGTACGATGCCAACAGGGTGCCGCGCGGAAACCGCCTGGAGTGGCTGAAGGAAGGAATCACCGCTGCGGCGCACCTGGGAGAGTGGGTCACTGGGGGGGACGACCCCACCGACATCGCGCCGGGTGAGGGGGCAGTCATCCGGCAGGGAATCAGGAAGCTCGCCGTGTACCGGGACGAGCACGGTGAACTTCATACGCGCAGCGCCATGTGCCCACACTTCGGGTGTGTCGTTCACTGGAATACCGGTGAAAAAAGCTGGGACTGCCCATGTCACGGTTCACGGTTCACGGCGTTCGGGGACCTTCTCCACGGACCAGCCCGGACCGGGCTTGCGGCTGAGGACCTGTCCAGCGACGCCCGCACGCCGGACTAACCGGCCCTGTTCAGGGTGAAAGAAGCAGGCGGCAGCCAAGAATTGTCCTTGCTGCTGCCTGCTTCCCTGGTCATGCCCCGGGGGTGCTGTGGTGCGCTCTTAGGGTTTGGGTGTACTTGCTCCCCGGGCCTCACGAATCGCGTAGACCCGGCGCATGTCTTCCAGCTCGCCCAGGCAGGGCTGCTGCTCGGAAAGCGGCAGGGCACTGAGACGCTCGTCGAGTTTGACGCACCAGCGTGCCGCGAACATCCGTTTCACCGCGCGCAGGGCCGGTCCCGAGCCTTCGCCGCCGTTCTGGAAGAAGGCGACCACCGCAAAGGTCGGCTTTCCGTCCTTGCCGATGGGGCCATAGCCCTCGTACCAGGCATGCGTGTAGGCATAGCCGTCGCGGTAGCTGCGGCCGTTCTCGGCGGTTCCGGTCTTTCCGCCGGTGCGCACTGGAAAGTTCAGGGGGCCGACCTCATGGATCGCCGTACCGTACCGGGTTCCGGCGGTCGTGCCGGCCATGCCTTCCTGAACTAGCTTGAACACGTCGGTGTTGCCGTTGCGCACCACACTGGTAACTGGCTTGCGAGGCTGTTCCTTTCCTCCGACTGCCTTCAACACGGTCATGGGTCGCTGCTGACCATTGTTGATGATGGTGGACATCACCCACGCCACCTGCGCAGGCGTAACCAGGACGTCCCCCTGCCCGATACTCATGATCAGGCCGAAGCCGGGAAACCAGGGGGCCTCGGGTGTGGTGTAGTCATCGATGTTCGACAGCCGGCCGGTCTTTTCGCCCACCAGTTCCAGGCCGGTGGTGCGGTTGTATCCCAGTTCAGTCAGGCGGCTCTTGAGCTGCCGTGAGTAGACGCCCGGAGTGGCCAGCGCAGCTGAATGGTAGTACCAGGGATTGCAGGAGTAGGAGATAGCCAGCCGGCCGTCCACCATGCCAAGTGAGAACCGGGCCCAGTTGTTGAACCGGGCGCGTCCAAAGTAGTACGAGGGAGCGCAGTGTATAGAAAAGTTGCCCCACTTCTCGATGTACATCAGCGTCGTGGCAATCTTGAATACACTGCCTGGGTTGTAGGCCTGTACCACCCGGTTGCTGGTCACGGCGTCCAGGGCGGCGTCCGGCCGGTTCGGGTCCACAGCCCAGTTCTTGGCCTTATGGTCCGGACTCGGCACCCGTGAGAACCAGTTCGGGTCATAGGCCGGGCTGCTGGCCATGGCCAGGACTTCATTGGTGCGCGGATCGAAGGCGATTACCGCGCCGCGGGACAGCTTCTCGGCCGGTTTGCCCCATTTGGCACGCCCCGCATTGATATCGGTCAGACCCTCACGCAGGGCGGTTTCGGCGGTGCGCTGGAGCAGGCTGTCCAGCGTGAGGGTCACGTCCTGTCCCTTCACGCCCTGATCAAGTACGCGTTCGGTCTGCGGCCGGCCATTTGCCGTCACTTCCCGCCGGCGCAGGCCGTTTTTTCCCTGCAAGGTGGTCTGCAGGCTGTATTCCAGCCCCGAACGACCAACCAGATCGCCCACGGTGTAGTTGCCTTCCTCGACCTCACGGGCGTTGGCTTCCGATACGTACCCCAGCAGGTGCCCGGCGAGCTTGCCTTCGGGATAGATCCGCTCGACCCGCTGGCGCAATTCCAGGCTCGGCACCAGCACCACGTATTCGTACAGCGCGGCCAGCCTCTCTTCAGGCACGTTGCGGGCCAGAATCACGTCCGGTTCCTTGCGTGGGTCGGGCTCGCGTGGCTGGCCATCCACCAGCACGTCCTCCTTGATTCCTGCCAGATACCGGATCTTGTCCCAGGAAGGAATGGCCTGCTCCGGGTCCGAAGGATCGCGCCGGCCGGTGTACACCAGATCGACCGCCAGCCGGTTCGTGGCCAGCAGCAGTCCGTCGCGGGTACGGATTTCTCCGCGCATGGCCCGCAGCACCTCATCGCGCTGGTAGTTGCTGGTGGACTGCACCGCAAACTGGCTGTGCTGCGTCACCTGCAACTGGTACAGCCGCGCGCCCATGCCCACCAGGCCCAGCGTAAACGCCAGGGCCATGATGCGGACACGGCCATTTGGAGCGGAGGCTGCCCGCTCCTGTCCGGTGCCGCCACCGGCGCGGCGACGCAGGGTCTGGCGACGCTCTCTGACCCTGCTCATGAAAAGTGCTCTTCCTGGCCGTCACGCGGTCCCATCGCCCAGCTCATGACACGCTCCCATAGCGGCGAAACAA is a window of Deinococcus deserti VCD115 DNA encoding:
- a CDS encoding hybrid sensor histidine kinase/response regulator, encoding MTDQTLTSPANQVAGNRASSSWEGTPGPGETLRILHLEDSELDHELVVLNLAGDLPWTVEVTRVEDEAGFHEALETSQPHLILSDFALPSYDGLSAFRAAHERLPLVPFIIVTGAMGEEVAVDTLRQGVTDYILKQRLERLAPAVRRALNEVEARISRERAEQAVRELNTSLQARLEEVERLRNIAERQSQRLEVQAKQLEEALNMQKTFLAETSHELRTPLTALHGYLRRAEREVGGSQTLLDAQRVAENMTRLVNDLLQLSRGELVQSIEMHFMNLGNVLRQVGRDFGVRAPEESPEIVGDPGRLTQVFMNLVTNAVRVSGSPDLVHMEVAHRPGEVEVRVVDRGPGVPDPIKPRIFDKFYRGKEAGSAGLGLTIAQQVVVAHGGSIDVIDTPGGGATFRVRLPTPDEEDE
- a CDS encoding OsmC family protein: MKKTLNVTWLGEQRYLGVSESGHQLLIDNSPVKVGVSPMEALLGALATCTAYDVVEIMKKRRTPLSTYRIEVEGERADTDPKRYTTITVRHIASGEGITAEALEKAAHLSHEKYCSVAASLNSEIKLETQLE
- a CDS encoding NADPH-dependent FMN reductase, yielding MPKIAIIISSTRETRFADKPTEWFARFAKGRTDLDFEVVDLRDFPLPFFNEVASNAYVPSQNEVAQRWQQKVAEFDGYVIITAEYNRGPTAVLKNALDYSYVEWNRKPVAFVGYGSVGAARAIEQLRLIAVELQMAPIRTGVHIQGADFFAVWQQGKDLNELTHLEPGVQAMLEELAWWTKALKTARDSTTATTPLPT
- a CDS encoding TetR/AcrR family transcriptional regulator, producing the protein MQSPDVPVSPPRPKDAPHKQGKILDAARCLFATKGVSAPIDAITCRAGVGIGTLNHHFPAHENLNAELLCNDYQAFHEAPDEELAIEDGHELAEPGLMTQPTL
- a CDS encoding MarR family winged helix-turn-helix transcriptional regulator, with the translated sequence MSSVTPGDLLRRITHLHTALQQEGANCCGITSLTRCQILTTVGRDGTLTLAGLSRRLNLDKGWLSRTIDDLVHSGLIHKQPSTTDKRTIDLTLTPQGQHRVAALSSELNDQSGRVIDRLPVTERHNVLRALELLADALEAELNSQEPSLCPVC
- the arsN2 gene encoding arsenic resistance N-acetyltransferase ArsN2 yields the protein MPRVLTFRPATPADLSAIEALLTAAGLPVEGVRDHMSGFLLAEDLTGLAGVAAIEGYGKQGLLRSVAVREDHRGTGLGVQLTRALIDRARHSGLSTLVLLTTTAEHFFPKFGFVRISREEVPLDVFASREFQGACPACAVVMQLDLAGVNA
- a CDS encoding LLM class flavin-dependent oxidoreductase — its product is MLTDRGSIPAPAPSRGHRFELGLYTFAERTPDPYTGQLVSPAQRLQDLLEEIVLADQVGLDVFGIGEHHRPEFVVSSPAVVLAAAAARTRSIRLTSAVTVLSSDDPVRVFQDFATLDLLSQGRAEIMAGRGSFIESFPLFGYDLHDYDALFAEKLDLLLKLRQAERVTWTGRYRPAITDLGVYPRPLNTLPVWLAVGGTPQSAVRAGTLGLPLAVAIIGGMPERFAPLISLYRTAAQRTGFEPSGLPVGINSHGYIAPTSQQAADESFPYHQHLMNTIGRERGWPPFTREQFDASLDLRGALVVGDPQQVAEKILFQHGIFGHQRFLLQLSVRTMPHAQIMRAIELLGTQVAPVVREEVRRRTSPGSAPSEARSE
- a CDS encoding PQQ-dependent sugar dehydrogenase — encoded protein: MRPKSRHLRFSLAALLVGLSSCTVVNPSFPQGIFPRDFPRVPPADAAAAQVPAGYRVEVVMRDLEYPTSVEMDDRGNLYIAEAGFTYGDPVAPARVLRVTPSGGISIVAEQLRGPINDLLWHQGRLFISHFGRISALEQNGTVTDLVTDLPVSFGHQNNQMTVGPDGKIYFGLGTITNSGIVGLDNAYPFVDLLLWPDMRDVPARDIRLTNETFLTPQPNNVLARQGRLVDLGSNLTYAVTSLFNRDPNTSMLVRTGPFQPFGHSGSKVIPGQIKANGTVLQMNPDGSGLNVYAWGFRNPYGVGWGPDGRLYATDNGYDERGSRPIANAEDNIWVVKQNAWYGWPDYSSGIPVTDPRFHSTRGPRPQFLMAEHPTVEKPLMTRPKHAAVTKFDFSRSAAFGFEGQMFLGEFGAGVPITGPDQPQVGQQVVRINPATGESATFFAARPGALGPKGAEYIATAGPKHPVDVRFSPDGSAMYIADIGAMTFRLAGAGPFPKPFPGTGVIWRVTREGAPAATPPANLSPLPPRATR
- a CDS encoding FAD-dependent oxidoreductase translates to MTTSHWALPPPSFAPLIQDLEADTVVVGGGIAGVTTAYLLACEGQRVVLLERDEIGSGETSRSSAQLTASLDFRYFELAALHGEDRARLIARSHLEAVDEIERIASGERIACDLVRLPSFLFAPPEQQKDLMRELAAMQSAGLNVQMVDPPAGTLNLGPCLRLEHQAAFHPVRYLQGLAEAAQRRGAKIYTHSAVTSYDSTGVVTQNGARVHAAHVVLATNVPVADRVKFSFRLEPYRTYMISLDLTAAIEPGHYWDTVDPYHYVRLDGDLLLVGGEDHVVGRADDAEKRYRCLEVWAREHFPVGQRREAWSGQVENTPDGLAYIGESAGVYVVTGDVGNGLTHGTIGALVIRDLILGRENAWTELYDANRVPRGNRLEWLKEGITAAAHLGEWVTGGDDPTDIAPGEGAVIRQGIRKLAVYRDEHGELHTRSAMCPHFGCVVHWNTGEKSWDCPCHGSRFTAFGDLLHGPARTGLAAEDLSSDARTPD
- a CDS encoding peptidoglycan D,D-transpeptidase FtsI family protein, encoding MSRVRERRQTLRRRAGGGTGQERAASAPNGRVRIMALAFTLGLVGMGARLYQLQVTQHSQFAVQSTSNYQRDEVLRAMRGEIRTRDGLLLATNRLAVDLVYTGRRDPSDPEQAIPSWDKIRYLAGIKEDVLVDGQPREPDPRKEPDVILARNVPEERLAALYEYVVLVPSLELRQRVERIYPEGKLAGHLLGYVSEANAREVEEGNYTVGDLVGRSGLEYSLQTTLQGKNGLRRREVTANGRPQTERVLDQGVKGQDVTLTLDSLLQRTAETALREGLTDINAGRAKWGKPAEKLSRGAVIAFDPRTNEVLAMASSPAYDPNWFSRVPSPDHKAKNWAVDPNRPDAALDAVTSNRVVQAYNPGSVFKIATTLMYIEKWGNFSIHCAPSYYFGRARFNNWARFSLGMVDGRLAISYSCNPWYYHSAALATPGVYSRQLKSRLTELGYNRTTGLELVGEKTGRLSNIDDYTTPEAPWFPGFGLIMSIGQGDVLVTPAQVAWVMSTIINNGQQRPMTVLKAVGGKEQPRKPVTSVVRNGNTDVFKLVQEGMAGTTAGTRYGTAIHEVGPLNFPVRTGGKTGTAENGRSYRDGYAYTHAWYEGYGPIGKDGKPTFAVVAFFQNGGEGSGPALRAVKRMFAARWCVKLDERLSALPLSEQQPCLGELEDMRRVYAIREARGASTPKP